One Vespa crabro chromosome 1, iyVesCrab1.2, whole genome shotgun sequence genomic region harbors:
- the LOC124431592 gene encoding uncharacterized protein LOC124431592 isoform X3: MSESSKMGLFGSKDKNKEQKKEQSKKEDSPDRYAPYCIDSDSETYDTEALSIMDINDIIGVQSDPVSDSTLESEIAALSQIITDSKVENNQTNIKSNTQSKDIDNQSIICGENKEFGDERNIMEKEQQVIEDPINVSDINIFDSGNTILQLQTSKHKNISENLDSDSCINTNTNLDTDSDLASLSNVCTISSKEVHLEHGTRCHDESYIKHNADASLESTINEVFSQTTVIEKSIAVSKVSINNDHAKNYNIKHDVDTLVSVEGISESLQLIGEAYISEDSQETNSIETNLRKDEVPLTFTDISLTFHVKKEDNSNTLSNEKQIIDNINIACENIISKEKLKDSLEHKNLSEDFSIVEKTLSINNNRNVEVISLYNLEEKNKEDKQDTSLTVKKFDTEELHNIKNPDFEPNAIKETLQQIQPVFDNKENKHTCEEVQCLSEYKEKSETICVTDIVPNEKTEMEDKSEINNQLEKTYSKSNNKFIDIQALEIESNTGNKKLEEYKTKKINPIETVDHFKEQDEIWNTSETGNLNCTEVINITTPDNNSMNKTEDFQPDVITQSQTNKLEPIEESNNEEHLTELCTTFNMTEKVISINTDTLDSACTELNTTNILTTVNSEKNISNNNVNSNYIENTAEVSFSSSDNITENSLVKSCYFLDNNKSSIFPDTTESVMVKLDVSGFKPKHDPILPNNSEVLETCISQVEKKDCFKDITISNKSTESVQMEIEEPDNKTDVISDFNKSTIKTLQDTNKINDKNNMNTKQCLFQVPMKQIDEVSLIENDNKNSNSEHILKIETKTHEIKEEKQYIQETCTFVEDINKDVVSPKLLDDTKTSFSLEENKIIEDKIIYETNKREDIVSSKLLDDNKALSFSLEENKIIEDKVICETTEEKCDLENIPDIDDTTHNEIMKNNEDIVNKKENLDEVTNEAQIDQTKKMLEKKIDLITNVEKIDLSITASSIEENIIKEDVKEINQEPNGTLEINVSASFKNTNNFQNILQKEKKNENVEMFVCTTNNTIPILSEDTGLLMEKADIEDSIKSSISENNLINILEDTPKMTDMFSEEQCQNTQDIMESILDNVTNVTDLKHLLSPENNTRNENEDGLQQSVELITVENEDKELVQKLPEVSSDMLHKEIEDPIEAPNLDSLEELLDLDLIPESDEVTIKDAKIEEEVQEQVEAIDKNVDMTLFLQQSEDTSSIPENPDYIEHVINNCLTDRNDVSLEETTGKVNIGTCDQDKIEMNITCKPKELLKINDDIITMSITKHSDDVNLQKQLDVNNSLQNNDLNVDYIGNPLESVENLGKGTSKLEIPQNILLENTNQDEHLNETSLDIDSNQATPDISELESAVKFLQESEEQAVESSLVLSPKMVESVVNDISKQANSNLFVQDEDICNDTSELVVELQRITSDSISISEAEIISEAAKLENERKLAEQIKVNTSISCIEENKLKENKEKIENVPSTIATYFNTTTEKMSSEQILYNSNVPSTSSVNSKISDRMAIIAESIPKVSILEERLKEPPKIEIPTSEITKMCETLTSTKDSLLIPKDAKMSVYPKMLESPKSIENRESKIVDTPKKEIEKHDFENVGSPRIILKIVKSAIAECAEPRSPKSPKIRSATNSPNPEDSPGQKLGKIKLKLSKSGHPSIISNENIEDVNQWHTESAASLSPIGMKIKLSKTGDASILPTEKYESMDDLKEIKHKFEETKRTESPLGMKIKLSKTGDASIVQQDSKDITTKYKEKLDVMQGSPKRIDSPIGMKIKLLKTGDASIVQPEKQEMCEDHKDGKLKEKVETISDLPKRTESPIGMKLKLSKSGDVSIVSPDATDEGKDIVAKSKEKLEPSPEIPKRTDSPIGMKIKLSKTKSGASIISIDNSEEMKEKIDISDTPKRTESPFGMKIKLSKSGDASIIHSEVSDDMKEIKQKEKIDVSQDSTKCTEVSCGMKIKMMKYGETSVGLPELIDRHESNHDSSQRIESIGMKIKFSKSGDASIVPPDKQEQIDEHKCKETLKDLPKRTESPIGMKIKLSKTGDASIIQNEVIDNNINKNINKSDIEYQKNCDTSVCAKIKTSKTSDPPLITDSEKKEKQQKRKETESPLEMKIKLSKTGHPTIVPCEVHGDSIHKFKDTVETTNNFPHRYKESVLHKDSPLKILKTGHSTIMQNTRSELTIEPVQIQGKKMENASELSSKRKEITISPIEMKKSKLETHLSQILPEVTIQPVISRDQKQLLFDPKTSLISRQQMNVISQEISITQVRPSKQVDVSMSDKLKDMLNKNVTSSPIGSDCEIIEHRPELIIVNENSNSSQDVMIIEEVPAIRMPEVKMPKKRGRPRRNPLPPLTHTSTQILIPRDPLALDEVSQVVQLEHRENERPRRTCRNQKSYAPPKRGRGRGRGKRKLDNSDLPLSKKPRIEQDLNAIEASTMAIITLDESPKQEQPLRKSSELYKALKQPPIDIKNINTICKIEKQSLLTVRKDGVKQMDIPKTTILDSNVNTQIESVMGSGIEEEKLLAKSTMGSTLLDCKVENAKSTGHESKEMLIPPGHPNWLTPTSKRQTEATSKNEPVPSLQVIDEETRMSAESNSRSQTPARNISTQASETIINEESQGSVLSTATTESEKVKVKNRRMEINFDPDEGPFTVDKIAEYEWPLDRKGETFMIQEQISQYLGVKSFKRKYPDLKRRMVDMEERNYLRENGLVSEAMCDMGLTAVCSSEVLDVMCSDFPDQYEEYRKHMREKQVKEHSKKQKELTAAANAERNRIDLAEMAIQSALSWNINLNKSRKENRKCSLDLQTFTIHVPKKHHKFETDRKISHYPVALIPGQYTDYYREYTPAELRYYPLNTVLYGPMRPNERKFDSQSEGSQSDSDSDTSTDDSSSTSSEGTQDTEGSQSTMDDVDMEINNQKEETKLKCKMCLKMLNKHGKNEILIQCGTCNGNVHPSCIELTLDMVPHIQSYAWQCTDCKTCAQCHDPADEDKMLFCDMCDRGYHIYCVGLRRVPVGRWHCQECAVCANCGSKEPGGANSDRNSVAQWQHEYKKGDKNTRVYVSTLCVPCSKLRGD, encoded by the exons ATGTCTGAAAGTTCTAAGATGGGCCTATTTGGCtcaaaagataagaataaggaacaaaaaaaagaacaatctaaaaaagaagattctcCAGACCGTTATGCACCATACTGCATCGACAGTGATTCAGAAACCTATGATACAGAGGCATTAAGCATTATGGATATAAATGACATTATTGGTGTTCAATCAGACCCTGTCAGTGACTCTACATTAGAAAGTGAAATTGCTGCTCTTTCACAAATAATCACTGATTCAAAAGTAGAGAATAACCAAACAAATATAAAGTCTAATACTCAGAGTAAAGACATAGATAATCAGAGTATTATTTGTGGTGAAAACAAAGAGTTTGgcgatgaaagaaatattatggaAAAGGAACAGCAAGTGATAGAAGACCCTATAAATGTCtctgatataaatatttttgatagtGGTAATACTATATTACAGTTACAAACTagtaaacataaaaatatatctgaaAATCTTGATTCAGATAGTTGTataaatactaatactaatttAGATACTGACTCTGATCTTGCATCTTTGAGCAACGTATGTACAATATCCTCTAAAg AAGTTCATTTGGAACATGGAACAAGATGCCATGACGAATCTTATATCAAGCACAATGCAGATGCTTCATTGGAATCTACTATAAATGAGGTTTTCTCTCAAACTACTGTAATAGAAAAATCTATTGCAGTTTCAAAAGTAAGCATAAATAATGACCATgctaagaattataatataaaacatgaTGTAGATACATTAGTTAGCGTTGAAGGTATTAGCGAAAGTTTGCAACTTATTGGTGAAGCATATATATCAGAGGATTCACAAGAAACAAATTCAATTGAAACTAATTTAAGGAAGGATGAAGTACCATTAACCTTTACTGATATTTCTCTGACAtttcatgtaaaaaaagaagataattcaAATACTCTAAGTAATGAAAAACAGATTATAGATAACATAAATATTGCatgtgaaaatataatatctaaagagaaattaaaagattcCTTAGAACATAAAAATCTGTCAGAAGACTTCAGTATTGTAGAAAAAACCTTAAgtattaacaacaatagaaatgtGGAAGTTATCTCTCTATATAatctagaagaaaaaaataaagaagacaaACAAGATACAAGTCTTACAGTCAAAAAATTTGATACAGAAGagttacataatataaaaaatccaGATTTTGAACCGAATGCAATAAAAGAAACACTACAGCAAATACAACCTGTCTTtgataacaaagaaaataaacatacaTGTGAGGAAGTGCAATGTTTATctgaatataaagagaaatcaGAAACAATATGTGTAACAGATATAGTTCCAAATGAAAAAACTGAAATGGAAGacaaaagtgaaataaataatcagttagaaaaaacatattcaaaatctaataataaatttatagatatacaaGCATTAGAAATTGAATCTAACACAGGAAACAAGAAGttagaagaatataaaactaaaaaaatcAACCCTATTGAAACAGTTGATCATTTTAAAGAACAAGACGAAATTTGGAATACATCTGAAACTGGAAATCTGAATTGTAcagaagtaataaatataactactccagataataatagtatgaaTAAAACAGAAGATTTTCAACCTGACGTTATAACACAAtcacaaacaaataaattagaacCAATAGAAGAATCAAACAATGAAGAACATTTAACAGAATTATGTACGACTTTTAATATGACTGAAAAagtaatatctattaatactGATACTCTTGATTCAGCATGTACAGAGTTAAAtacaacaaatatattaacaactgttaattcagaaaaaaatatttctaataataatgttaattccaattatatagaaaatacagCTGAAGTTAGTTTCAGTTCTTCTGATAATATTACAGAAAATTCATTGGTCAAAAGTTGTTATTTTCTAGATAACAATAAATCTTCAATATTTCCAGACACTACAGAATCTGTCATGGTAAAATTGGACGTTTCTGGATTTAAACCAAAGCATGATCCTATACTTCCTAATAATTCGGAAGTATTGGAAACTTGTATCTcacaagtagaaaaaaaagattgtttCAAAGATATTACCATTTCCAACAAATCTACAGAATCAGTGCAAATGGAAATTGAGGAACCTGATAATAAAACTGATGTAATTTCTGATTTTAACAAAAGCACAATTAAAACATTACAAGacacgaataaaataaatgataaaaataatatgaatacgAAGCAATGCTTATTTCAAGTACCTATGAAACAAATTGATGAAGTATCATTAAtagaaaatgacaataaaaacagtaattcTGAACATATACTTAAAATAGAAACTAAAACTCatgagataaaagaagaaaaacaatatattcaGGAAACGTGTACATTTGTAGAAGACATAAACAAAGATGTAGTTTCTCCGAAATTATTAGATGATACTAAGACATCCTTTTCtctggaagaaaataaaataatagaagataaaataatatatgagacaaataaaagagaagatatagTTTCTTCAAAATTATTGGATGATAATAAagcattatctttttctttggaggaaaataaaataatagaggaTAAAGTAATATGTGAAACAACTGAAGAAAAATGTGacttagaaaatattccagaCATAGATGACACAACACataatgaaattatgaaaaataatgaagatatagttaataaaaaggaaaatttggaTGAAGTTACTAATGAAGCTCAAATAGATCAAACCAAAAAGAtgttggaaaagaaaattgatctaATTACAAATGTtgaaaaaatagatttatcTATTACAGCATCTAGtattgaagaaaatattataaaagaggATGTAAAAGAAATCAATCAAGAACCAAATGGCACTCTAGAAATAAATGTATCTGCTTCTTTTAagaatacaaataattttcaaaatatattgcaaaaagaaaagaagaatgaaaatgtaGAAATGTTTGTATGCACAACTAATAATACTATTCCTATCTTATCAGAAGACACTGGTTTATTAATGGAAAAAGCAGATATAGAAGATAGTATAAAAAGTTCTATTTCAGAAAATAATCTGATAAATATTCTTGAAGACACACCTAAAATGACAGATATGTTTTCAGAAGAACAATGTCAAAATACTCAAGACATCATGGAAAGTATTTTAGATAATGTGACAAATGTAACTGATCTTAAACATCTTTTAAGTCCagaaaataatacaagaaatgaaaatgaggATGGTCTTCAACAATCTGTGGAATTGATAACAGtggaaaatgaagataaagaaTTAGTTCAAAAATTACCTGAAGTATCATCTGATATGCTccataaagaaatagaagatccAATAGAAGCACCAAATTTAGACTCACTAGAAGAATTATTAGATCTTGACTTAATACCTGAAAGTGATgaagtaacaataaaagatgcaaaaatagaagaagaagtacaAGAACAAGTAGAAGCAATAGATAAAAATGTAGATATGACACTCTTTCTTCAGCAGTCTGAAGATACATCATCTATACCAGAAAATCCAGATTATATAGaacatgttattaataattgcttAACAGATAGAAATGATGTATCATTGGAAGAAACTACTGGTAAAGTAAATATTGGAACTTGTGATcaagataaaattgaaatgaatataacatgtaaaccaaaagaattattaaaaatcaatgatgATATAATAACTATGTCTATAACTAAACATTCAGATGATGTAAATTTACAAAAACAACTGGatgttaataattctttacAAAATAATGATCTAAATGTTGATTATATCGGGAATCCACTTGAATCTGTAGAAAATTTAGGAAAAGGAACTTCTAAATTAGAAATTCcgcaaaatattcttttagaaAATACAAATCAAGATGAACATCTGAATGAGACTTCTCTTGATATAGACAGCAATCAGGCCACTCCTGATATTTCAGAATTAGAATCTGctgtaaaatttttacaagAGTCAGAAGAGCAAGCAGTAGAGTCTTCTTTGGTTCTTTCTCCAAAAATGGTAGAAAGTGTTGTTAATGATATATCAAAACAAGCAAATTCAAATCTTTTTGTACAGGATGAAGATATTTGCAATGATACTTCTGAATTGGTAGTTGAATTACAAAGAATTACTTCTGattctatttctatatctGAAGCTGAGATTATATCAGAAGCAGCAAAATTGGAAAATGAACGGAAACTTGCTGAacaaattaaagtaaatactTCTATATCTTgtattgaagaaaataaattgaaagaaaataaagaaaaaatagaaaatgttcCTTCAACAATCGCTACTTATTTTAACACAACTACAGAGAAAATGTCTAgtgaacaaatattatataattcaaatGTACCTAGTACAAGTTCTGTAAATTCTAAGATATCAGATAGAATGGCAATAATAGCTGAATCTATTCCCAAAGTTTCAATTTTGGAAGAACGTTTGAAAGAACCACCAAAAATAGAAATTCCTACAtcagaaataacaaaaatgtgtGAAACATTAACGAGTACAAAAGATAGTCTTCTAATACCAAAAGATGCAAAAATGTCTGTATATCCAAAAATGTTAGAATCACCGAAATCTATCGAAAACAGAGAATCCAAAATTGTAGATACAcctaaaaaggaaatagaaaaacatgattttgaaaatgttGGATCTCCAAGAATAATACTAAAGATTGTTAAATCTGCAATTGCAGAATGTGCTGAACCAAGATCGCCTAAAAGTCCAAAAATTCGATCAGCAACTAATTCTCCAAATCCAGAAGATAGTCCGGGTCAAAAAttaggaaaaattaaattaaagctTTCAAAAAGTGGACATCCTTCtataatatcaaatgaaaacattgaagatGTAAATCAATGGCATACAGAGAGTGCAGCATCATTATCTCCTATTGGCATGAAAATTAAGTTATCAAAGACAGGAGATGCTTCAATTTTACCAACGGAAAAATACGAATCTATGGATGatttaaaggaaataaagcaTAAATTTGAAGAAACTAAAAGAACAGAATCTCCATTAGGaatgaaaatcaaattatcAAAAACTGGTGATGCTTCCATTGTACAACAAGATTCAAAAGATATCAcaacaaaatataaagaaaaactaGATGTTATGCAGGGAAGCCCAAAAAGAATAGATTCTCCTATAGGAATGAAAATTAAACTTTTGAAAACTGGAGATGCATCCATTGTACAAccagaaaaacaagaaatgtGTGAAGATCATAAAGatggaaaattaaaagagaaagtagaaaCTATTTCTGATCTACCAAAAAGAACTGAATCTCCAATCGGTATGAAACTGAAATTATCAAAGAGTGGAGATGTATCTATTGTATCCCCTGATGCAACAGATGAAGGAAAAGATATAGTAGccaaatcaaaagaaaaactgGAACCATCTCCAGAAATTCCTAAACGCACAGATTCTCCAATtggaatgaaaattaaattatcaaaaacaaaaagtggGGCATCTATAATTTCCATAGATAATTccgaagaaatgaaagaaaaaatagatatttctgATACACCAAAACGAACAGAATCTCCTTttggaatgaaaataaaattatcaaaaagtGGAGATGCATCTATTATACATTCCGAAGTTTCGGATGACATGAaggaaattaaacaaaaagaaaaaatagacgtGTCTCAAGATTCAACAAAATGCACAGAGGTTTCATGtggaatgaaaattaaaatgatgaaatatGGAGAAACATCTGTAGGTTTACCAGAATTGATAGATCGACATGAAAGTAATCATGATTCATCTCAAAGAATAGAATCTATTGGTATGAAAATAAAGTTTTCAAAATCTGGTGATGCATCAATAGTTCCTCCTGATAAACAAGAACAAATAGATGAACATAAGTGCAAAGAAACATTAAAAGATTTACCTAAGCGAACAGAATCTCCAATTGGAATGAAGATTAAACTTTCAAAAACAGGAGATGCTTCTATAATACAAAATGaagtaatagataataatataaataaaaatatcaacaaatcGGATATAGAGTATCAAAAAAATTGTGATACTTCTGTAtgtgcaaaaataaaaacatcaaAAACTAGTGATCCTCCTTTAATAACAGATtctgagaaaaaagagaaacaacaaaaaagaaaagaaactgaaTCTCcattagaaatgaaaataaagttatCAAAAACTGGACATCCAACAATTGTACCTTGTGAAGTACATGGAGATTCTATTCATAAATTTAAAGATACTGTAGAAACAACGAATAATTTTCCTCATAGATATAAAGAGTCTGTATTGCACAAAGATTCACCATTGAAGATCCTTAAGACTGGACATTCAACAATTATGCAAAATACTCGTTCTGAATTAACTATTGAACCAGTACAAAtacaagggaaaaaaatggaaaatgctAGTGAATTATCTTCTaagcgaaaagaaataacaatatcaccAATCGAgatgaaaaaatcaaaattagaAACGCATTTGTCACAAATTCTACCAGAAGTTACCATACAACCAGTTATATCGAGAGATCAAAAACAACTATTATTTGATCCAAAAACAAGTTTAATTAGTCGTCAACAAATGAATGTTATAAGCCAAGAAATTAGTATTACACAAGTAAGACCATCCAAACAAGTGGATGTTTCTATGAGTGATAAACTAAAGgatatgttaaataaaaatgttactagTTCTCCAATTGGTTCAGATTGTGAAATAATTGAACATAGACctgaattaataattgttaatgaaaattcaaaCTCTAGTCAAGATGTCATGATAATAGAAGAAGTACCAGCAATCCGAATGCCTGAAGTTAAAATGCCCAAAAAACGAGGCAGGCCACGTAGAAATCCACTTCCACCACTGACACATACTTCAACGCAAATATTGATACCTCGAGATCCATTGGCTTTGGATGAGGTATCACAAGTTGTCCAACTAGAAcatagagaaaatgaaagacctAGGAGAACATGTAGAAATCAAAAAAGTTATGCACCACCTAAAAGAGGACGTGGTAGAG GTCgtggaaagagaaagttagACAATTCAGATCTTCCACTTAGTAAGAAGCCCagaattgaacaagatttgaATGCAATAGAAGCTTCTACAATGGCTATAATTACTTTAGATGAATCTCCAAAACAAGAACAGCCCTTGAGGAAATCATCTGAATTATATAAAGCTCTTAAACAACCCcctatagatataaaaaatataaacactatatgtaaaattgaaaaacaatCTTTATTAACAGTTCGAAAAGATGGTGTAAAACAAATGGATATTCCTAAAACTACAATTTTAGATTCTAATGTTAATACTCAAATAGAATCTGTTATGGGATCTggtatcgaagaagaaaaattgttagCAAAATCAACAATGGGATCAACATTATTAGACTGTAAAG TGGAAAATGCAAAATCTACTGGACATGAAAGTAAGGAAATGCTTATACCTCCAGGACATCCTAATTGGTTAACACCAACATCAAAAAGACAAACAGAAGCTACATCCAAAAATGAACCAGTGCCTTCTTTACAAGTTATTGATGAAGAAACAAGAATGAGTGCAGAATCTAATTCAAGATCTCAAACACCAGCTAGAAATATATCAACACAAg caTCTGAAACAATAATCAATGAAGAATCTCAGGGAAGTGTACTTAGTACTGCAACTACTGAATCGgagaaagtaaaagtaaagaatcgaagaatggaaattaattttgaCCCTGATGAAGGTCCCTTTACTGTTGACAAAATAGCAGAATATGAGTGGCCTCTAGATCGTAAAGGAGAAACATTTATGATACAAGAACAAATATCACAATATTTAGGAGTGAAgtcgtttaaaagaaaatatccagATTTAAAGCGCAGAATGGTTGatatggaagaaagaaattatttaagagAAAATGGATTAGTTAGTGAAGCAATGTGCGATATGG GTTTAACAGCAGTTTGCAGTTCTGAAGTATTAGATGTAATGTGTAGTGATTTTCCTGATCAATATGAGGAGTATCGAAAACATATGCGAGAAAAACAAGTTAAAGAACATTCCAAAAAGCAGAAAGAattaacagcagcagcaaatGCTGAAAGGAACAGAATAGATTTAGCAGAAATGGCAATACAGTCTGCTTTGTCGtggaatattaatttaaataaatcacgtaaagaaaacagaaaatgtAGTTTAGATTTGCAGACTTTCACTATTCATGTGCCAAAGAAACACCACAAGTTTGAAACAGATCGAAAGATAAGTCATTACCCTGTAGCTTTGATACCAGGTCAATATACTGACTATTATCGCGAATATACACCTGCTGAATTGAGATATTATCCTCTTAACACAGTTTTGTATGGTCCTATGCGGCCAAATGAACGTAAGTTTGATAGTCAATCTGAAGGTTCACAAAGTGATAGTGATAGTGATACTTCAACTGATGATTCAAG ttCCACCTCCAGTGAAGGAACACAAGATACAGAAGGGTCTCAATCAACAATGGATGATGTAGATATGGAAATAAATAaccaaaaagaagaaactaaattaaaatgcaaaatgtgcttaaaaatgttaaataaacacggcaaaaatgaaatattaatacaatgtGGAACTTGTAATGGAAATG ttcATCCATCATGTATAGAATTAACACTAGATATGGTTCCACATATTCAATCTTATGCCTGGCAGTGTACTGACTGTAAAACATGTGCACAATGTCATGATCCAGCAGATGaagataaaatgttattttgtgATATGTGTGATCGTGG aTATCACATATATTGTGTTGGTCTTCGACGAGTACCTGTTGGAAGATGGCACTGTCAAGAATGTGCTGTGTGCGCAAATTGTGGTTCAAAAGAACCTGGAGGTGCTAATTCTGATAGAAACAGTGTAGCACAATGGCAACATGAATATAAGAAGGGTGATAAAAATACTCGTGTTTATGTTTCCACATTGTGTGTTCCATGCTCAAa gTTGCGTGGAGACTAA